The nucleotide window TGTTATATTATTTTTTTCAATAATTTCCTTTGTCTTTTCCAAAATTATTTCTGAAGTTTGAGGGTCAAGCGCCGCTGTATGTTCGTCTAATAATAATATGTCTGGACGGTTCAAAGTTGCCATTATTAGTGATAAACATTGTCTTTGTCCACCAGATAGAAGCCCTACTTGTGTAAACAGCTGATTTTCCAGCCCAAGTCCCAGACTTGCCAATTGCTTTTTATAAAATTCGATATTTTTTACATCTAATCCAAAAGTAAAGTTAAAATGCTTTCCTTTATTTTTAGCCATTGACAAATTTTCTAGTACTGTCATTGATGGAGCTGTTCCCATTGTTGGATTTTGGTAAACTTGTGAAATCCATTTTGCTCTTTTGTGCTGTTCCACATTGGTTATATTATTCCCATTCAAAATAACATTCCCGCCATCTGGAATAATCTGTCCATTCAATACATTCAAAAGTGTAGACTTCCCAGCACCATTACTTCCAATAATCGTTATAAAATCCCCATCATTTATCGTAAAATTCAAACCTTTAAATACTTGTTTTTCTGTTCCCAGTTCAGAGAAGAAAGTTTTGTATAAATTTTTTATTTCTATCATTATGCTTCTCCCTTCTCGATTAACTTCACTTTTTTCTTACCTTTTTTAGTTTTCTGAATCAACTCATTCCATAAAATTACTGCAAGAATTATCGCTGTTATAACTTTTACATCTGTTGGCTTAACTTCCAGTATCTTTATAATATTATCATTGAAATGAAGCCCTTCGTACATATTTCTTGTCCAGCTGTTTGACATCAATGCCAGATTTATTATGAAATAATACATTAAAGATCCGATTGTAACAATGGAAATTTCATTTATTACTTGAGATTTTTTCAATACTCCAAGCCCTAAAATAATTGCCGCAAGTCCAATGACGATTGTTCCTACTCCAGACTGCAAATCTGCAACTTTAATATTTTGTGCAAATAATGCCCCTGATAATGCCACAACCCCATTTGCAAGCATTAATCCAAATATCTTTAGTCTTTTCTCATTTACTCCAAGACTTACCACAAGCTGCTCATTGTTTCCCAATGCTCTTAATGCAAATCCAAATTTTGATGTCAAAATATAATCAACAACCATTTTTATAATAAATGCAATAAGTATTGTAAGCATAAGTTTTACATCTTTTGTATTCGCTACATAAATTATCAGTCCAATTACAAAAGCAGTATAAACAGCAAGACTTCTAATCATATATTTATTTTCTTTAATTTTATAGTCATAAAGTCCTTTTAATACAAGTAAAATTACAAATATAATTACAAAAGGGATAAAATTCTTTTCATAAGAAATTATTTCATAAATACTTCTCTCCGGCGAGATAAACACATTGGGCATTCCGACAATTCTGGAATTTATACTATAAAGCCCTGTCATTACCAGGATTCCTGAAAGCAATCCGTTAATTTTTAAATAAACGTGCAAAGCTCCCGTCACATATCCCGCAATCATTCCACATATAACTGCTAAAATTAGTCCCATAATTGGACTTGTTATTCCAAAAAAACCATTTTTAGAAAGTGCAAATGCCGCAAATACAAATCCTCCAAGTGGAAACGTTCCATCCACCGACATATCAGGAAAATCCAGTATTTTATAAGTCAAATACACTCCCATAACCATTATTGAATATATAAACCCCGTTTTAAAAGCCTCTGGAAGACTTTGTAAAAATACTAATAATTCATTCATTTAACTTTTTTCTCTCTTTCTTTTCTGTTCTCTCCAATTAATTTATTATTTATTTTCCTACAAATTCAGCCCCATTAAACATAGGATTTTTTACATCCAGCCCTAATGCCTGTGCTGTCTTCTGGTTTACGTACAGTTTCATCTGTTTTGAAGTTTCAAAAGGAATTTGAGAAACAGGTTTTCCTTTAAGGATTTCAATTGCCATTTCTCCAGTACGTTTTCCTAATACATAATAATCCAGTCCCATTGTAAATAATGCTCCCAGTTCTACAGAAGAGTTTTCACTTGCAATTACAGGCTTTTTAGCCGCAATCGCTTCCGAAGTGATAAGGTTTGCTCCTGACACAACAAGATTATCTGTTGGTAAGTATAATGCGTCAGTTGCTCCCAATAAATTTTTAGTAGCCTGTGCCAGTTCACCAAAGTTGCTTATTCCTTGTAACACAACCTCTATATTTTTTTCCTTGGCAATTTTTTGAATTTCCTGAACCTGAACAGCCGAATTTTGCTCCGACGGATTATACAAAACTCCAACTTTTTTCACATTAGGTTTTATTTTCAAAAGTAAATCCAGTTGTCCTGCAATATTTTCAACTTTATCACTTGTCCCTGTTACATTTGGATTCAAAAGTTTTGCACTTGCAGGATCAGTTACTGCTGAAAACAGTACTGGTATATCTGAAATATTGTTTACCAATGCTTGTGCAGACGGTGTTGCAATACCAAATACCAAATCTTTTTTATCCGCTTTATAATTTGAAGCAATAAGATTTGCATTTGTTACTTCCCCATTTGCATTCTTTTCATCAAAGTCTGCATTTATTCCAGCTTCCTTAAAGGCATCTTCAAATCCTTTTTTTGCCAAGTTAAGTGACGGATGTTCCATGAACTGTGTTACGCCAATTTTATAAACCTGTTTATTATCAGCTGGCTGTGAACCATTTTTCCCACTGACAGTATCACTATTTTTATTTCCACAAGCCAATACCATTAATAAACTTACAACTACTAATAATATTTTTTTCATTTCTCTTCCTTTCCCATTATTTTACTAAATCTTTTTATCAAAATTTTATTGAATAATCTGTGCTTTGGATTTTATATCCTCAGGTAATGAAATTCCAAGTGCCGCAAGTGTCTTTCTATTTACTACAATTTCATTTAAAGGCATTGTCTTAAATTGGATTTCACTAGGCTTTTTACCGTTCTTCAAAATTTCAATTGCCATTTTACCAGCTTCTTTCCCTATTTCATAATAACTTACACCTTGTGTGATCAAAGCTCCGCCTTTTACATGAGCCGCTTCTGCACCAAATACTATTTTTTTAGCCGCTGTTGCCTTATCTGTAATCAAGCTCACAACTGATGCCACAAGATTATCTGTCGGCAAGTAAATCGCATCTGTTTCCCTTACCAAGTTATCTGCTGTCTGAGGTATTTCATTCGCCTGAACAATACTTTTCTCAACAATATTTATTTCTAATTCCTTTGCCGCTTTTTTCAAATCTTCCACTTGAACCTTTGAATTTTGCTCTGATGAATTATAAATCACTCCAACTGTTTTTATATTAGGACTTAATTTCTTTAACAATTCCAATTGCTGTTTTACATCCATTCTATCACTTACACCAGTCACATTATCCTTCAAAATTCCAGCCGACTGTGGATCTGTAATTGCCGAAAACACAACAGGTATGTCATTTGTCGCCTGTGCCGCTGGTTGAGCTGCATTTGTCGCAATCGCAAATATCAAGTCCTCTTTTGAACTGACAAAGTTATTGGCAATCAAATTTGCATTAGCCGTTTCCCCGTTTGCATTTTTCTCATCAAAATTAGCCTCAATCCCTGCTTCCTTAAAAGCCGCCTTAAATCCTTCTCTTGCACTGTCAAGTGCTGGATGTGATGCAATCTGTGTAATTCCAATTCTATACTTCTTAGAGCCTGTCCCGGCTCCACCGCTACCTTTGTTCTCACTACCTGAATTCCCACAACTTAAAACCATAAGTGTCAACGCACTAATTAAAATCAATAATTTTCTCATCAATTTTTCCTCTCTTTCCTACTATCCTACAAATTTTCTCAAAACATCCAAAATAATTTCTTAAAATCCATTCCAAAGTTTTGAGTTAATAAAATATTATCCTCTCAACTAATTTTAGATAATATTTTTTCCTACTATGAAATAATAACATTTTTTTCTCTTTAAAGCAATATTATTATTTCCTTTTAATAACTTTTTTGATTTATTTTTTCATTTTTAAATTAAATAAAATCTTCTTTAATTTTTATTTTATTTGATTAATAAATATTTTTTCTTGATTTTATTTTTTGTTTTAGTTAAATTAATTGTTTTAATTAAACTAAAAATGTCGTAATTTTTTGGAAATAAAAATTTCTGTTTGAGCAAAGCGAGTTTAATTTTTATTTTCAAAAAATTCTTAGACAAGCCGGGATTGCAAAGGGGATGGCGACTGTTCCCCTTTGCTTTAAAACAAAGAAAAACTAAAAAATTATGAAAAACATTTTTTTATCATTAAAACTTAAAATCATAATAAATGTTTATCTAAATAATTAAAAATAAAATAAAAAACTATCTTGAAAAAATAAATAATCTTCAAGATAGCCTTAATTTATAAAAAATAAAATATTTTATTATTTAGCGTCAGCAACTTTATCAGCTAATTTTTTCCCAACTTTGAATTTTACTACTTTTTTAGCATCTATTTTGATTGGTTTACCAGTTGATGGGTTTCTTCCTTCTCTAGCTGCTCTTTCTTTTACTTCAAAAGTTCCCCAACCTACAAATTGGATACTTTCACCTTTTACTAAAAATTCTTCTGCTGTTCCTAAAAAAATGTTTACTAATTCCTCAGCTCTTTTTTTAGTTTCTCCAGTTGCTTTTGCATAAGCATCTACAAATTCTTTTTTTGACATTATATCTCCTCCAAACTTTTTTGTTACATCATTTACTATATGTTACCACATTTTCAGCATTTGTCAAGACTTCTTAAAAATTAAAAGCTGAATTTTTATTTTATTTTCTTTCTTGAAATCAATTTTATAACCTCATTTACAGCAAATGGTATCAATGTAAACATCAATACTATATCCCAATTTCCAAATGAAATATTGGTTACTTTAAATATTTGGGCAATTGGTGCAAATGAAGTCAGTCCTATCTGTAAAACGATTCCAATAATTATTGAGCCAATTAAATATTTATTTTTGAAAATTCCAATTTCAAATATTGTTTTTTGGCTGTTTCTCATTGTTAATGAATAAAATAACTGTGATACTGTAAGTACGATAAATGCCATTGTTCTACCTTGTGTCAAGGCGTGTTTTGCAGCTACATTTCCAGCTTTTGCCAGTGCTTCCAGTTGTCCCAGGTTTCCAATCATTCCAGTTTCACTAATTCCAAGATAAAATGCCACCAATGTTAAAAGTCCGATTAATGTTCCACCAATTACTGCTCTCACTCCTGCACCTTCCGAAAAGAAACTTTCCTTAGGATTTCTTGGTGAACGTTTCATTACATCCTTGTCCCCTGGATCGATTCCAAGTGCTAACGCTGGTAAAGTATCAGTAACCAAGTTTACCCATAATAATTGTGTTGCAACTAACGGCAAGTCCCAATTTAACAATGTCGATAGGAAAATACAGATTATTTCTCCCAAGTTACACGAAAGCAGGAATATAATAGTTTTTTTAATATTATTGTAAATATTTCTTCCTTCTTCAATAGCATGAACAATCGTAGTAAAGTTGTCATCAGTCAAAATCATGTCACTTGCACCTTTGGAAACATCAGTTCCTGTAATTCCCATAGCAACACCAATATCAGCAAATTTAAGCGATGGTGCGTCATTTACTCCATCCCCTGTCATTGAAACGATATTACCTTTTTGTTTAAAAGCCCTTACAATTTTTACTTTATGTTCAGGTGAAACCCTTGCAAAAACTTTATATTTTCCAATATTTTCAGAAAATTCCTTATCTGAAAGCTCATCAATTTCAGCACCAGTCAAACTTTGACTTATATCTGTCGCAATTCCCAGTTCTTTTGCAATGGCAACTGCCGTATTCTTGTGATCTCCTGTAATCATAATCGGAGTAATTCCAGCATTTTTCGCCTCCGTTATCGAATCTTTAACTTCTGTTCTCGGCGGATCAATCATCCCGACAATTCCCACTACAACTAGCTCTTTTTCCATCTCTTCAGGATCAATCACAGTATCTACATCTTTAAATGCCACTCCAAGCACACGAAGGGCATCATCTGACATTTCTGTCGCAGCTTTTAATATTTTTTCCTTCATTTCTTCTGTCAATGCGACGATTTTTCCATCTAACAAAATTTTATCCGCTCTTAGCAGAATATTGTCAATAGCACCTTTTGTATGGACTCTGTATTTCCCGTCTGTTTCTTCGTTTAGAGTTGACATTAATTTTCTGTCTGAATCAAATGGATTTTCACTAACTCTTTTGTACTTGGTATTCAAAGTATTTTTCTCAAGATTAAATCTATCTCCCAATACAACTAATGCAACTTCTGTCGGATCCCCAATATCCTGTCCGCTATCAATAGAAGCATCTGAACAAAGCACAAACGAACGAATTAACTCTGTTTCATCCTTATTTGCCACAAAGTCTCTTCCTTTTGACGGTACTTCACGTAAATTATCAAGCGTATAAGTTTTTACAACTGTCATTTTATTTTGCGTCAATGTTCCTGTCTTATCCGAACAAATTATATTTACTGCCCCCAATGTTTCAACCGCAGGCAATTTT belongs to Leptotrichia trevisanii DSM 22070 and includes:
- a CDS encoding ABC transporter ATP-binding protein, with translation MIEIKNLYKTFFSELGTEKQVFKGLNFTINDGDFITIIGSNGAGKSTLLNVLNGQIIPDGGNVILNGNNITNVEQHKRAKWISQVYQNPTMGTAPSMTVLENLSMAKNKGKHFNFTFGLDVKNIEFYKKQLASLGLGLENQLFTQVGLLSGGQRQCLSLIMATLNRPDILLLDEHTAALDPQTSEIILEKTKEIIEKNNITSLMITHNMQDAITYGNRLIMLHAGEVIFDIKGEEKKKLTVEKLLEMFKTKDAKLSDKDIF
- a CDS encoding ABC transporter permease, with translation MNELLVFLQSLPEAFKTGFIYSIMVMGVYLTYKILDFPDMSVDGTFPLGGFVFAAFALSKNGFFGITSPIMGLILAVICGMIAGYVTGALHVYLKINGLLSGILVMTGLYSINSRIVGMPNVFISPERSIYEIISYEKNFIPFVIIFVILLVLKGLYDYKIKENKYMIRSLAVYTAFVIGLIIYVANTKDVKLMLTILIAFIIKMVVDYILTSKFGFALRALGNNEQLVVSLGVNEKRLKIFGLMLANGVVALSGALFAQNIKVADLQSGVGTIVIGLAAIILGLGVLKKSQVINEISIVTIGSLMYYFIINLALMSNSWTRNMYEGLHFNDNIIKILEVKPTDVKVITAIILAVILWNELIQKTKKGKKKVKLIEKGEA
- a CDS encoding ABC transporter substrate-binding protein is translated as MKKILLVVVSLLMVLACGNKNSDTVSGKNGSQPADNKQVYKIGVTQFMEHPSLNLAKKGFEDAFKEAGINADFDEKNANGEVTNANLIASNYKADKKDLVFGIATPSAQALVNNISDIPVLFSAVTDPASAKLLNPNVTGTSDKVENIAGQLDLLLKIKPNVKKVGVLYNPSEQNSAVQVQEIQKIAKEKNIEVVLQGISNFGELAQATKNLLGATDALYLPTDNLVVSGANLITSEAIAAKKPVIASENSSVELGALFTMGLDYYVLGKRTGEMAIEILKGKPVSQIPFETSKQMKLYVNQKTAQALGLDVKNPMFNGAEFVGK
- a CDS encoding ABC transporter substrate-binding protein, encoding MRKLLILISALTLMVLSCGNSGSENKGSGGAGTGSKKYRIGITQIASHPALDSAREGFKAAFKEAGIEANFDEKNANGETANANLIANNFVSSKEDLIFAIATNAAQPAAQATNDIPVVFSAITDPQSAGILKDNVTGVSDRMDVKQQLELLKKLSPNIKTVGVIYNSSEQNSKVQVEDLKKAAKELEINIVEKSIVQANEIPQTADNLVRETDAIYLPTDNLVASVVSLITDKATAAKKIVFGAEAAHVKGGALITQGVSYYEIGKEAGKMAIEILKNGKKPSEIQFKTMPLNEIVVNRKTLAALGISLPEDIKSKAQIIQ
- a CDS encoding HU family DNA-binding protein → MSKKEFVDAYAKATGETKKRAEELVNIFLGTAEEFLVKGESIQFVGWGTFEVKERAAREGRNPSTGKPIKIDAKKVVKFKVGKKLADKVADAK
- a CDS encoding cation-translocating P-type ATPase, with translation MWFTKSQNDVLKELNVDPKVGLTTDEVNNRLEKYGQNKLKGKAKKTLLQLFIAQLQDILIYVLIAAAVINLIVDIRHGWTDALIIMAVVLINAVVGVVQESKAEKALEALQQMTTPKSLVRRNGEVIEVNSEDLVPGDILVIDAGRFIPADVRLIESANLQIEESALTGESVPSEKNADFITKDEKIPVGDKENMAFMSTMATYGRGEGVVVATGMETEIGKIAKILDEDENTLTPLQIKLDELGKILGYIAMGICAVIFVVGIIQKRPVLGMFMTSISLAVAAIPEGLVAIVAIVLAMGVNKMSKKNAIVRKLPAVETLGAVNIICSDKTGTLTQNKMTVVKTYTLDNLREVPSKGRDFVANKDETELIRSFVLCSDASIDSGQDIGDPTEVALVVLGDRFNLEKNTLNTKYKRVSENPFDSDRKLMSTLNEETDGKYRVHTKGAIDNILLRADKILLDGKIVALTEEMKEKILKAATEMSDDALRVLGVAFKDVDTVIDPEEMEKELVVVGIVGMIDPPRTEVKDSITEAKNAGITPIMITGDHKNTAVAIAKELGIATDISQSLTGAEIDELSDKEFSENIGKYKVFARVSPEHKVKIVRAFKQKGNIVSMTGDGVNDAPSLKFADIGVAMGITGTDVSKGASDMILTDDNFTTIVHAIEEGRNIYNNIKKTIIFLLSCNLGEIICIFLSTLLNWDLPLVATQLLWVNLVTDTLPALALGIDPGDKDVMKRSPRNPKESFFSEGAGVRAVIGGTLIGLLTLVAFYLGISETGMIGNLGQLEALAKAGNVAAKHALTQGRTMAFIVLTVSQLFYSLTMRNSQKTIFEIGIFKNKYLIGSIIIGIVLQIGLTSFAPIAQIFKVTNISFGNWDIVLMFTLIPFAVNEVIKLISRKKIK